A genomic window from Methanomassiliicoccales archaeon includes:
- the galU gene encoding UTP--glucose-1-phosphate uridylyltransferase GalU, with protein sequence MKAVIPAAGLGVRFLPLTKAQPKEMLPVVDKPTIQYVVEEAIAAGISDIIIVTGAGKRAIEDHFDRSPELEAVLERNGKEEELQEIRRISHLAEIHYIRQKTPRGLGDAVYCARRHIGNEPFAVMLGDTINIAAVPVVKQLMDVHELLGTSVIAVERVPREKIRDYGIIKARNVRERLHLIEDLVEKPIPDQAPSDYGITGTYILTPSIFHCIEQTPAGRNGEIQLTDALRLLLREEKIYAYEFEGKRYDIGDKLGWMKTNLELILDHPEFSEETTKFLLDLLRRKKIIKGTKEGTRREKSNNMLD encoded by the coding sequence ATGAAAGCGGTAATTCCTGCTGCGGGTCTGGGCGTTAGATTTTTGCCATTGACGAAAGCGCAGCCGAAGGAAATGCTGCCGGTTGTCGATAAGCCGACAATCCAGTATGTTGTCGAGGAGGCGATCGCAGCGGGCATCAGCGATATCATCATCGTAACTGGTGCGGGAAAGAGGGCGATCGAAGATCATTTTGATCGATCGCCAGAACTTGAGGCAGTACTCGAGAGAAACGGTAAGGAAGAGGAATTGCAAGAGATCAGAAGGATATCGCATCTCGCGGAGATTCATTACATCAGGCAAAAGACGCCGAGAGGTCTTGGCGACGCTGTCTATTGCGCAAGGAGACACATAGGCAATGAACCGTTTGCTGTCATGCTTGGCGACACAATCAATATCGCGGCGGTCCCCGTCGTCAAGCAACTTATGGACGTTCATGAGTTGCTTGGCACGTCCGTCATCGCCGTCGAGAGAGTGCCGAGGGAGAAGATTAGGGATTACGGGATCATTAAGGCTAGAAACGTGAGGGAGAGACTCCACTTAATAGAGGATTTGGTCGAGAAACCTATACCAGATCAGGCGCCGTCAGATTATGGTATTACTGGCACATACATCTTGACCCCCAGTATTTTTCATTGCATCGAACAAACCCCAGCGGGGAGAAACGGCGAGATCCAACTGACAGATGCCCTGAGACTTCTCCTCAGAGAAGAAAAAATCTATGCGTACGAGTTTGAAGGGAAGCGGTACGATATCGGTGACAAGCTGGGGTGGATGAAGACAAACCTCGAACTCATTCTCGATCATCCAGAATTCAGTGAGGAAACCACTAAGTTCCTACTCGATCTGCTCAGGAGGAAAAAGATAATCAAGGGCACAAAGGAAGGGACTCGGAGAGAAAAAAGCAATAATATGTTGGATTAA
- a CDS encoding metal-dependent hydrolase → MVDIVYLGHSAFLVESSKGKILVDPFITGNPLASAPKDLKPDLILVTHAHGDHLGDAIEISKKTRAPVHSTFEIANYVGSKGAKSIDGHIGGTLVMPFCNVKIFPAFHGSSVDGISSVGVACSFVISTDGKAIYHAGDTALFGDMKLIGEEFAIDVALLPIGGHYTMGIDDAVRATAMLNSKLVIPMHYNTFDPIKADPEEFRRKVESKTRAKCVILRPGERYRLV, encoded by the coding sequence ATGGTAGATATCGTGTATTTGGGGCATTCGGCCTTTCTCGTTGAGTCCTCAAAGGGGAAGATACTCGTCGATCCTTTCATCACAGGCAATCCTCTAGCATCTGCGCCGAAAGATCTCAAACCTGATCTCATTCTCGTCACGCATGCGCACGGAGATCACCTCGGTGACGCCATCGAGATTTCGAAGAAAACAAGGGCGCCAGTACATTCGACTTTCGAGATCGCGAACTACGTGGGCTCCAAGGGCGCTAAGTCGATTGACGGCCATATCGGCGGTACATTGGTCATGCCTTTCTGTAATGTGAAAATCTTTCCAGCGTTTCATGGTTCATCTGTCGACGGCATCAGCTCTGTCGGAGTCGCCTGCTCATTCGTCATTTCAACAGACGGCAAGGCGATCTATCACGCGGGGGATACCGCGCTCTTTGGGGATATGAAACTCATTGGTGAGGAATTTGCAATTGATGTGGCACTGTTGCCGATCGGGGGACATTACACGATGGGCATTGACGATGCGGTCAGGGCAACGGCGATGTTGAACTCGAAATTGGTCATTCCAATGCACTACAACACCTTCGATCCGATCAAGGCCGATCCTGAGGAATTCCGGAGAAAGGTCGAGTCGAAGACGCGGGCGAAGTGCGTCATCCTCCGCCCGGGCGAAAGGTATCGCCTCGTCTGA
- a CDS encoding FAD-dependent oxidoreductase, giving the protein MKKEITVKYQYHYTEEIPMERFDVCIVGGGLAGLCAAFEAARANANVCMVTKGCVGKASATSMSAGIFSHPTEQMREDDLFRATMEIGRWINDEKLVRKLVSGGKEVPSFLQSLGVKFESKPSGMHLMRERLIFPMIELTTLMKESLKEMGVTFFEHCTVENLVVDGKKCLGIVCLDRNCSPFSIIANATILATGGFCAMFENNDNPVSTTGDGMVMALEAGASLRDLEFVQFFPIAMIHKGLPPFILFPPYPTGARIVNDRGEDILKKRVPEETDLTKAVIVYRDRVCQAIAFEEEKGRKCFLDLSSVKRWDDADMKTMNSMFQLRTYRFPSNNETMIRITCTAHHSMGGIIIDEDCSTGIQGLYAAGEVVGGIHGANRKGGNALADALIFGRIAGANAAKQKGLPVEKDRFETLVSITDNQSRQAEEIPRDRLEEMRETIARTCSKCLGIVRSRDLLSESAAITEKMFVALKNARTDQKSRILLDEVRSMALLAEMTTHTALLRQESRGSHFRKDFPVEDERWLGYIEVSMVDKKPAYSFVPKGGKAA; this is encoded by the coding sequence ATGAAAAAAGAGATAACGGTGAAGTATCAGTATCATTACACGGAGGAAATACCGATGGAACGATTTGACGTCTGCATTGTTGGCGGCGGACTGGCGGGGCTTTGTGCCGCTTTCGAGGCCGCGAGGGCCAACGCGAATGTCTGTATGGTCACAAAAGGGTGCGTCGGAAAAGCATCGGCGACCTCGATGTCGGCCGGGATTTTTTCACATCCAACCGAACAAATGAGGGAAGACGACCTATTCAGGGCGACGATGGAAATCGGACGCTGGATCAACGATGAAAAACTCGTAAGAAAGCTTGTGAGCGGTGGCAAGGAAGTCCCCAGTTTCCTCCAGAGCCTTGGGGTTAAATTTGAATCGAAGCCTTCAGGGATGCACCTAATGCGAGAGAGGCTCATTTTCCCAATGATAGAACTCACTACACTGATGAAAGAATCGTTGAAAGAGATGGGCGTTACCTTCTTTGAACATTGCACTGTAGAGAACCTCGTCGTCGATGGGAAAAAATGCCTGGGGATCGTCTGTTTAGACCGCAATTGCTCACCTTTTTCAATCATCGCCAATGCAACTATCCTTGCAACTGGCGGATTTTGCGCGATGTTTGAGAACAACGATAACCCCGTTTCGACAACTGGTGACGGAATGGTCATGGCCCTTGAGGCAGGCGCGTCGCTGAGGGATCTTGAATTTGTCCAGTTTTTCCCGATCGCAATGATTCATAAGGGTTTACCGCCATTTATCCTCTTCCCGCCCTACCCTACAGGCGCGAGGATCGTCAACGATAGAGGCGAGGACATTTTGAAGAAAAGGGTGCCAGAGGAAACGGATTTGACGAAGGCAGTCATCGTCTACCGCGACAGGGTCTGCCAGGCGATCGCCTTCGAGGAGGAAAAGGGGAGGAAGTGTTTTCTTGATCTCTCGTCTGTGAAAAGGTGGGACGATGCGGACATGAAAACGATGAACTCGATGTTCCAGCTTCGCACCTATCGTTTTCCATCAAATAATGAGACTATGATAAGGATTACCTGCACGGCTCATCATTCGATGGGCGGCATCATCATCGATGAAGATTGCTCGACTGGTATCCAAGGCCTTTATGCCGCAGGAGAAGTCGTCGGCGGGATCCACGGAGCGAACAGAAAAGGAGGAAATGCGCTCGCAGATGCACTGATCTTCGGGAGGATCGCGGGTGCTAACGCCGCAAAACAAAAGGGTTTGCCCGTTGAAAAGGATCGGTTTGAAACGCTGGTCTCGATAACTGATAACCAGTCCAGACAAGCCGAAGAGATCCCGCGCGACAGATTAGAAGAGATGAGAGAGACGATCGCACGAACCTGCTCAAAGTGTCTCGGTATTGTACGCTCGAGAGACTTGCTCTCTGAGAGTGCTGCAATAACTGAGAAGATGTTTGTCGCCTTGAAGAATGCAAGAACTGATCAAAAATCACGGATTCTCCTTGACGAGGTTCGATCAATGGCGCTTTTGGCCGAGATGACTACCCATACCGCACTCCTTCGCCAGGAAAGTAGGGGGTCCCATTTCAGAAAGGACTTTCCCGTCGAAGATGAGCGCTGGCTTGGGTACATCGAAGTCTCCATGGTCGACAAGAAGCCAGCGTATTCATTTGTGCCGAAAGGGGGGAAAGCGGCATAA
- a CDS encoding radical SAM protein translates to MAEKVASSVSFSFAEQPEEVLPNHIDHAGLNIRVPFCAFRCTYCALPGERFSARSADHFVSALSKEIELYAARYGEAKIERIYLSGGTPSLLYESIGGVVDEVKKHFEFNGPVSMEASPADLDDRVLDGLRGGGVSQLSIGIQTFNEEILSRYLNRQMTQVDLIETLKRVRESKFDYINIDLMFSLPFQTKESLLRDLEIAVSTGVDGISTYPLMLLPYTPLASKISLSQNRTQKKEISSINGLSQNPEMEMNQYLLILDFLRKHGYQIRTIWSFSKAPEKYEGPYEHSNFIGMGPRAWGMLGNRFTLNMPSVLPYADAIEGKKFPILAFSTIKDYPLARFARKLYHGKIGIDEIEMINEQDRGIRKYLLLMKLLGLIQRKGGRFELTDKALAYGSCATKKIASATLIKINEVFASFDKPKTMTFSSTG, encoded by the coding sequence ATGGCCGAAAAGGTCGCATCGAGCGTCTCCTTTTCATTTGCTGAGCAACCTGAAGAAGTCCTTCCTAATCATATTGATCACGCTGGTTTGAACATCCGCGTGCCCTTCTGTGCCTTCCGGTGCACTTACTGCGCGCTTCCGGGAGAGCGGTTTAGTGCAAGGAGCGCGGATCATTTTGTGTCTGCGTTAAGTAAAGAAATCGAGCTTTACGCCGCGAGATATGGGGAGGCGAAGATCGAGAGGATCTACCTCAGTGGCGGTACGCCCTCGCTCCTTTATGAATCAATCGGCGGAGTTGTAGACGAGGTCAAGAAACACTTCGAGTTCAACGGCCCAGTTTCAATGGAAGCGTCCCCTGCCGATCTCGATGATCGTGTCCTTGACGGACTACGTGGTGGCGGCGTTAGTCAACTGAGTATAGGTATCCAGACCTTTAATGAAGAAATCCTCTCGCGCTATCTTAATCGACAAATGACCCAAGTGGATCTCATAGAAACTCTCAAGAGGGTAAGGGAATCAAAATTCGATTACATCAACATCGACCTTATGTTTTCTTTACCTTTTCAAACAAAAGAATCGCTCCTGCGCGATCTAGAAATAGCAGTATCAACTGGTGTCGATGGAATATCAACATATCCTTTGATGCTCTTGCCTTATACGCCACTTGCTTCGAAGATTTCATTGAGTCAGAATCGAACACAGAAAAAAGAGATTTCATCCATTAACGGTCTTTCACAGAACCCTGAAATGGAAATGAATCAATATCTACTAATCCTCGATTTTCTTCGCAAGCATGGTTACCAAATAAGAACGATTTGGAGTTTTTCCAAAGCCCCGGAAAAGTATGAGGGGCCGTATGAACACAGCAATTTCATCGGCATGGGTCCGAGGGCGTGGGGAATGCTTGGCAACAGGTTCACCCTCAACATGCCGTCTGTTCTCCCATACGCGGACGCGATCGAGGGGAAAAAATTCCCGATTCTTGCATTTTCCACCATCAAAGATTATCCACTTGCACGGTTTGCACGCAAGCTCTATCATGGTAAGATTGGGATCGATGAGATTGAAATGATCAATGAGCAGGATCGGGGTATTAGGAAATATCTGTTGCTGATGAAGTTGTTAGGACTCATTCAAAGGAAAGGAGGACGTTTCGAACTCACAGACAAAGCGCTCGCATATGGAAGCTGCGCAACGAAGAAGATCGCCTCGGCGACACTTATCAAAATCAACGAAGTCTTCGCTTCCTTCGACAAGCCCAAGACAATGACATTCTCATCGACAGGCTGA
- a CDS encoding hydrogenase iron-sulfur subunit: MSNDFEPTILVFACSWCGYPAATLTGVHHLSYPPGVKIIRVMCTGRVEPAFMMKAFECGADGVAVVGCRIDDCHYTDGNKHALKRIEAVRKLLRYTGLGEERLRCEWLSASEKYKFLNLINSMYNDLKAMGPNPVPKIERREVMEFDKKAIDDLIADTGAHDCVECGKCTSVCPVARFDPNFAPRVIVLRALEGVSDSLSKDRDIWSCITCEMCNSMCPYKVDYSGFIQGMRSEAIMLGNEPECSQGGLLQSMMRVMAHTEKQNRLDWVPNDVKIADKGDILYFVGCAPHLDAVFYDRNLNLTGTAVSAIKILNHAGVVPVVSNDEVCCGHDLNWAGDNENFEKLMEKNIEMIKNAGAKKVIFSCPECYRTFNIDYQDILGDQDFEMMHLTEFLADLIDEGKLELKPATDEEDSVTYHDPCRLGRHLGVYDEPRDILREVGVEVREMANTRDKAQCCGVSAWITCGRPAKQMQLDRIAEAKRTGARRLLTMCPKCRIHLDCAVSKEVDVDRSLIDIPMEDYVTYLAKRLGL, from the coding sequence ATGAGCAATGATTTTGAGCCGACAATACTCGTCTTTGCATGTAGCTGGTGCGGTTATCCAGCAGCAACTCTCACGGGCGTGCACCACCTGAGTTACCCTCCAGGCGTTAAGATCATCCGAGTCATGTGCACTGGACGTGTTGAGCCAGCATTCATGATGAAAGCCTTCGAATGCGGTGCTGACGGTGTCGCCGTTGTGGGATGCAGAATCGACGATTGCCACTACACTGACGGAAACAAGCATGCGCTGAAGCGCATCGAAGCCGTGAGAAAGCTTCTTAGATATACAGGTCTGGGTGAGGAGAGGTTAAGATGCGAATGGCTTTCTGCCTCCGAGAAGTACAAGTTCCTCAACTTGATCAACAGCATGTATAATGATCTAAAGGCCATGGGCCCCAACCCAGTCCCCAAGATCGAAAGAAGAGAAGTGATGGAATTCGACAAAAAGGCCATCGACGATTTGATAGCGGACACCGGCGCACATGACTGCGTTGAATGCGGGAAGTGTACATCGGTATGCCCCGTCGCACGCTTCGATCCAAATTTCGCGCCCCGTGTCATCGTTTTAAGGGCACTTGAGGGCGTCTCGGACAGCTTGAGCAAGGACAGGGACATCTGGTCATGCATTACCTGTGAAATGTGCAACTCGATGTGCCCCTACAAAGTCGATTATTCCGGTTTCATTCAAGGTATGCGTTCCGAGGCGATCATGCTCGGCAACGAACCAGAATGCTCCCAGGGCGGACTACTCCAGAGCATGATGCGTGTGATGGCACACACCGAGAAACAGAATCGACTGGATTGGGTGCCCAATGATGTGAAGATCGCCGACAAAGGTGACATTTTATATTTCGTGGGGTGTGCACCGCACCTCGATGCCGTGTTCTACGACCGTAACCTCAATCTAACTGGCACAGCGGTTTCAGCGATCAAAATTCTCAACCACGCAGGTGTCGTACCAGTTGTCAGTAACGACGAGGTGTGCTGTGGACACGACCTCAACTGGGCAGGCGATAACGAGAATTTTGAGAAGCTGATGGAGAAAAACATCGAAATGATCAAGAACGCTGGCGCGAAAAAAGTCATTTTCTCATGCCCAGAATGTTACAGGACGTTCAATATCGACTATCAGGACATACTGGGTGATCAAGACTTCGAAATGATGCACCTCACCGAGTTCCTCGCAGACCTCATCGACGAGGGGAAACTTGAACTTAAACCAGCGACCGACGAAGAGGATTCAGTGACCTATCACGATCCATGTCGTCTCGGGAGACATCTCGGGGTGTACGACGAGCCTCGTGATATTCTCAGGGAAGTGGGCGTTGAGGTGAGGGAGATGGCAAATACAAGGGACAAGGCGCAGTGCTGCGGCGTTTCCGCTTGGATCACCTGCGGGAGACCAGCGAAGCAGATGCAGCTCGACAGGATTGCGGAAGCCAAGAGAACTGGTGCTCGTCGGCTTCTCACGATGTGCCCTAAATGCAGGATTCATCTCGATTGTGCTGTCTCGAAGGAAGTCGATGTCGACAGGTCCCTCATCGACATTCCTATGGAGGACTACGTAACGTATTTGGCGAAGCGCCTCGGTCTGTAA
- a CDS encoding UDP-glucose/GDP-mannose dehydrogenase family protein → MFRLRISIIGAGYVGLVTGVCFAELGHEVICIDVVEEKVKAINEGMSSIYEKGLDALLQKHLKGRTFYATNDFYHVKNTDITLVCVGTPRMENGFLDTTYLESAAMDIGQVLAEKDGYHVVTVRSTVLPTTTESIVVPALERTSKKKAGKDFGVAVNPEFLKEGNAIEDFMHPDRIVIGALDDRSLTVLRSLYSTFKCPVVETSLKTAEMIKLASNAFLATKISFINEIGNICKALGIDVREVARGMGYDKRIGPEFLRAGCGFGGSCFPKDTTALASLARSQQIEPIVLDAVIGVNERQPLKMVELLERHIDIQGKTIAVLGLSFKPGTDDIREASSIKIVKALIEKGANIKCHDPKAIENFRREFPTLTYCGTPRECIEDCDAVLIVTEWEEYADPNLYGDKLVIDGRGIVRTKKYDGICW, encoded by the coding sequence GTGTTTCGCTTGAGAATCTCGATCATTGGTGCTGGTTATGTTGGTCTTGTCACTGGCGTTTGCTTCGCAGAATTGGGTCATGAGGTCATTTGCATAGACGTCGTTGAAGAGAAGGTCAAGGCTATCAATGAGGGGATGAGTTCAATTTACGAGAAAGGACTCGATGCGCTCCTCCAGAAACACCTGAAGGGTCGTACGTTCTACGCCACGAATGATTTCTATCACGTAAAGAACACGGATATCACCCTTGTTTGTGTTGGAACGCCGCGGATGGAAAACGGGTTTCTTGATACGACTTACCTTGAAAGTGCTGCGATGGATATCGGTCAGGTCCTTGCTGAGAAAGATGGATACCACGTAGTCACGGTGAGAAGCACTGTGTTGCCTACGACTACGGAAAGTATTGTGGTCCCAGCACTCGAGCGAACTTCTAAGAAAAAGGCTGGAAAGGATTTTGGTGTTGCTGTAAACCCCGAGTTCCTCAAGGAGGGCAACGCGATCGAAGACTTCATGCATCCAGATAGGATCGTAATAGGGGCTCTCGACGACCGCTCCCTCACCGTCCTAAGATCTCTCTACTCGACCTTCAAGTGTCCCGTTGTGGAGACATCCCTGAAAACAGCGGAGATGATCAAACTCGCATCAAATGCGTTCCTAGCGACGAAGATTTCATTCATCAATGAGATCGGGAATATCTGCAAGGCTCTGGGAATTGATGTCAGAGAGGTCGCGAGAGGGATGGGATACGATAAGCGGATAGGACCAGAATTCCTCAGAGCGGGCTGCGGCTTCGGAGGTTCTTGTTTTCCGAAAGACACCACTGCACTTGCTTCACTGGCGAGGTCTCAGCAAATCGAACCGATCGTTCTTGACGCAGTTATAGGGGTCAACGAAAGACAGCCCCTCAAGATGGTCGAATTACTGGAGCGCCATATAGACATTCAGGGGAAGACGATAGCGGTTCTCGGGCTCTCTTTCAAACCTGGTACTGACGACATCCGGGAAGCGAGCTCGATCAAAATCGTCAAAGCGTTGATTGAGAAGGGCGCGAATATTAAGTGCCATGACCCAAAGGCGATTGAGAATTTTCGCAGAGAATTCCCAACGCTCACTTATTGCGGAACTCCCCGAGAATGCATTGAGGACTGCGATGCGGTTCTCATCGTGACTGAGTGGGAGGAATACGCAGATCCAAATCTATACGGTGACAAGCTCGTAATCGATGGGAGGGGAATCGTGAGAACAAAAAAATACGACGGAATCTGTTGGTGA